The stretch of DNA CACAGCACGTGTTCAAAGGTTGCGTTGCAAACTAGCTTCGCGTCGTCGCGATTCGATATTTTGCCAAGCGATGGTAAGCCAAATCGACCGAAACGCTACGCGACGATTTCCTACGAACGCAGGACTCCGTCGTCGGATGCCTGCCAATACTTTCGCGTCTTTAGATCGACAGCGGTCAGCCATCCGCCGCCGTAACAATAGGTATCGATGCAAAGCAGGTGTCCGACATCGAGTATCTCGCCGTGGCGGTTGGCCGTGTGACCCACGACGGCTGTCTTACCGCTGATGTGTTGGGGAGGCACGCCTTCGGTCAGCGAATACCACCGCAGCATTTCGGTGCTCTGTTCTTCTAAAGGCAAGCCCGGATCGTAAGCTGCGTGAGTGAAGAAATAATCGTCGGTCACAAAATAGTCACCCAGCGAATCGAAAAACCGATCGTGCTCGGGAGATAGGAAATCGAGGCCACCGTCAAAGTTGTAGCTTTCCAGCGTTTCGACCCCGCCGTAACGCAACCAATTGTGGTGCGGCTCGCCATGCCGGACCACTTCCAACATCATTTCCTCGTGGTTTCCCATCAGGCTGACTAACCGCGTGCGTTTGCCCAACGCGATCAGTTCGTCGATCACGCCGGCTGAATCAGGCCCACGATCGACGTAATCTCCCAACGTCACCACGATGTCCTGAGGACCGGGATCCACCGCCTCTAGGAGCGTCTTCAAGGCATTTCGGCATCCGTGGATGTCT from Rubripirellula amarantea encodes:
- a CDS encoding metallophosphoesterase family protein, producing MTERLIAIGDIHGCRNALKTLLEAVDPGPQDIVVTLGDYVDRGPDSAGVIDELIALGKRTRLVSLMGNHEEMMLEVVRHGEPHHNWLRYGGVETLESYNFDGGLDFLSPEHDRFFDSLGDYFVTDDYFFTHAAYDPGLPLEEQSTEMLRWYSLTEGVPPQHISGKTAVVGHTANRHGEILDVGHLLCIDTYCYGGGWLTAVDLKTRKYWQASDDGVLRS